A window of Acropora muricata isolate sample 2 chromosome 3, ASM3666990v1, whole genome shotgun sequence contains these coding sequences:
- the LOC136911261 gene encoding regulator of G-protein signaling rgs-2-like isoform X4, whose translation MAFYRQFQSEPMGGCSSAVAPEDSNGQHNGKSNWCVCCSRQDSAAALLSKTERDLDCERPTPEEAKKWQTSFESMLKNKFGVQLFQDFLRSQYGEENLNFWLAVEEYKTVEEEGRAERARVIYEDYVSTLSPTEISLDAKVRAEIDNNMNNPTEDTFKVAQDHIFTLMYHDCFPRFIKSKHYKQLLKRH comes from the exons ATGGCTTTCTATAGACAATTTCAAAGCGAG CCCATGGGAGGGTGCTCGTCGGCCGTGGCCCCTGAAGATTCCAACGGACAGCATAATGGAAAGAGTAACTGGTGTGTATGCTGCTCAAG ACAAGATTCAGCAGCCGCGTTACTTTCCAAAACAGAGAGAGACCTCGATTGTGAACG ACCAACACCAGAGGAGGCGAAAAAATGGCAGACGTCATTTGAGTCAATGCTGAAGAACAAATTTGGCGTCCAGCTGTTTCAGGATTTTTTGCGTTCACAGTACGGGGAAGAAAACCTTAACTTCTGGCTTGCGGTAGAGGAATACAAGACAGTTGAAGAGGAAGGTCGAGCGGAGAGAGCCAGGGTGATTTACGAGGACTATGTTTCCACTCTTTCACCAACAGAG ATAAGCCTGGATGCAAAGGTTAGGGCCGAGATTGACAATAACATGAATAATCCTACAGAGGACACATTCAAAGTGGCACAGGATCATATATTCACTCTCATGTACCACGATTGTTTTCCTCGCTTCATCAAATCCAAGCACTACAAACAGCTCTTAAAGAGACATTGA
- the LOC136911261 gene encoding regulator of G-protein signaling rgs-2-like isoform X5, whose translation MGLLISVNSKPMGGCSSAVAPEDSNGQHNGKSNWCVCCSRQDSAAALLSKTERDLDCERPTPEEAKKWQTSFESMLKNKFGVQLFQDFLRSQYGEENLNFWLAVEEYKTVEEEGRAERARVIYEDYVSTLSPTEISLDAKVRAEIDNNMNNPTEDTFKVAQDHIFTLMYHDCFPRFIKSKHYKQLLKRH comes from the exons ATGGGTCTTCTCATTTCAGTTAATTCCAAG CCCATGGGAGGGTGCTCGTCGGCCGTGGCCCCTGAAGATTCCAACGGACAGCATAATGGAAAGAGTAACTGGTGTGTATGCTGCTCAAG ACAAGATTCAGCAGCCGCGTTACTTTCCAAAACAGAGAGAGACCTCGATTGTGAACG ACCAACACCAGAGGAGGCGAAAAAATGGCAGACGTCATTTGAGTCAATGCTGAAGAACAAATTTGGCGTCCAGCTGTTTCAGGATTTTTTGCGTTCACAGTACGGGGAAGAAAACCTTAACTTCTGGCTTGCGGTAGAGGAATACAAGACAGTTGAAGAGGAAGGTCGAGCGGAGAGAGCCAGGGTGATTTACGAGGACTATGTTTCCACTCTTTCACCAACAGAG ATAAGCCTGGATGCAAAGGTTAGGGCCGAGATTGACAATAACATGAATAATCCTACAGAGGACACATTCAAAGTGGCACAGGATCATATATTCACTCTCATGTACCACGATTGTTTTCCTCGCTTCATCAAATCCAAGCACTACAAACAGCTCTTAAAGAGACATTGA
- the LOC136911261 gene encoding regulator of G-protein signaling 17-like isoform X6 → MGGCSSAVAPEDSNGQHNGKSNWCVCCSRQDSAAALLSKTERDLDCERPTPEEAKKWQTSFESMLKNKFGVQLFQDFLRSQYGEENLNFWLAVEEYKTVEEEGRAERARVIYEDYVSTLSPTEISLDAKVRAEIDNNMNNPTEDTFKVAQDHIFTLMYHDCFPRFIKSKHYKQLLKRH, encoded by the exons ATGGGAGGGTGCTCGTCGGCCGTGGCCCCTGAAGATTCCAACGGACAGCATAATGGAAAGAGTAACTGGTGTGTATGCTGCTCAAG ACAAGATTCAGCAGCCGCGTTACTTTCCAAAACAGAGAGAGACCTCGATTGTGAACG ACCAACACCAGAGGAGGCGAAAAAATGGCAGACGTCATTTGAGTCAATGCTGAAGAACAAATTTGGCGTCCAGCTGTTTCAGGATTTTTTGCGTTCACAGTACGGGGAAGAAAACCTTAACTTCTGGCTTGCGGTAGAGGAATACAAGACAGTTGAAGAGGAAGGTCGAGCGGAGAGAGCCAGGGTGATTTACGAGGACTATGTTTCCACTCTTTCACCAACAGAG ATAAGCCTGGATGCAAAGGTTAGGGCCGAGATTGACAATAACATGAATAATCCTACAGAGGACACATTCAAAGTGGCACAGGATCATATATTCACTCTCATGTACCACGATTGTTTTCCTCGCTTCATCAAATCCAAGCACTACAAACAGCTCTTAAAGAGACATTGA
- the LOC136911261 gene encoding regulator of G-protein signaling rgs-2-like isoform X2 — protein MTPYNKTWKSLLKPMGGCSSAVAPEDSNGQHNGKSNWCVCCSRQDSAAALLSKTERDLDCERPTPEEAKKWQTSFESMLKNKFGVQLFQDFLRSQYGEENLNFWLAVEEYKTVEEEGRAERARVIYEDYVSTLSPTEISLDAKVRAEIDNNMNNPTEDTFKVAQDHIFTLMYHDCFPRFIKSKHYKQLLKRH, from the exons CCCATGGGAGGGTGCTCGTCGGCCGTGGCCCCTGAAGATTCCAACGGACAGCATAATGGAAAGAGTAACTGGTGTGTATGCTGCTCAAG ACAAGATTCAGCAGCCGCGTTACTTTCCAAAACAGAGAGAGACCTCGATTGTGAACG ACCAACACCAGAGGAGGCGAAAAAATGGCAGACGTCATTTGAGTCAATGCTGAAGAACAAATTTGGCGTCCAGCTGTTTCAGGATTTTTTGCGTTCACAGTACGGGGAAGAAAACCTTAACTTCTGGCTTGCGGTAGAGGAATACAAGACAGTTGAAGAGGAAGGTCGAGCGGAGAGAGCCAGGGTGATTTACGAGGACTATGTTTCCACTCTTTCACCAACAGAG ATAAGCCTGGATGCAAAGGTTAGGGCCGAGATTGACAATAACATGAATAATCCTACAGAGGACACATTCAAAGTGGCACAGGATCATATATTCACTCTCATGTACCACGATTGTTTTCCTCGCTTCATCAAATCCAAGCACTACAAACAGCTCTTAAAGAGACATTGA